The following is a genomic window from Sciurus carolinensis chromosome 15, mSciCar1.2, whole genome shotgun sequence.
AATCTTGATCTTGAGTTTGCATTTCTTCATTGAACTTTGGGTCCATTTTTTCAATTATTACCAGGTACCATTTTTATTGGTTATCTCATTAATACTTCAAACTCTGATGTTTCTTATTCAACTAAAATGTTCTCATTGCCCTGAACCCACCTGTGGTTTGCTTCACTCCCCTTATTTCTTGGTGTATGGCTCCTCAGATCTACTCAGTGGTTCAagtcctcctcttctctcttgaGTCCACCCTCTTCCCACATGTCATTgttgtgcttttctttctgtcctcCCTGAGTCAGCATCTCTTTATGGTATTCTAGCTGCCAACAGCCTCCTTTCTAACTCACAGATTGCTCTTTTGTAGTCCCAAATAAGGTTAATTTTACTAAACTTCCCATCTGATTAAGAGGTTCTTCTGTTTAAAATCCCTGATTGGCATCACATCCCTTCAGGATAAAAATCCATACTTTGGCATGTTGTTGTGAGACCTTCGATGGCCTTTGCCTTTTTATGGTTTGCAGACATCTTTCCATTTCCGAGGTGAGCTATGACACCTCTGCCTGCCTTAGTTCTGAACGCTGATCTTCTTCTGTTCACAGGCCTATCTACCCACTGTTTTATAAGAACTCTGAAAAGAGTCTAGTCCTTTGTAGCTTCAGTGTACAGCATGCCTGCTACATTATAGCCGTTTAAAAGTGTTTGCAGAATTAATAATTgaaaatctcttttctctttggatGTCTGTGCTTGTGGTCACCATAGTAATTAGTCTTACTCTATAGGTCACTCCAGAGACCATGCCTGTGTCCGTAGTTCAGTGCTGCTCCATGTTCATCATTTCTCAGGGATTCTTATTACCTACTTTCCTTCAGCAAAAGCATCTGAGGATCTGATAGGCTTGCAGGCTAACCATAGCACTTGAAATATCTGTTACAGATCTTTTCAGAACAAAGTAATAATTACTTGGAATTGGCACAGTAAAAGCCCAGAAGAGGAACGCTGATACTCTCAGTTCTTGGTAACTATCTATTAAAAAAAGGAGTAAGTTCCCTTTcatataaattctatttctttaagATAGTGAAACATAGCAGCACAGGATATAGATTGCATGGCTtccctctttttcccctttttagaTTTCCTACATTTACATGTATCCAGAAATCCTCTTCCTCTCTTGACAGTGCATTCATTGATTATATATTTCACTCTGTGAAGGCAACTTCATGATTTAAATCATTTTAGGTTGTTAGGAAAATTATACTAGCAAATTTCCCTAACAGTCAGTACCAAGCTGAACTAGCTATTTAACTAAAAATAGCCTGAATGATATTCAGAGAACATCCTGTGTAAACAATCGAATGGCCAATATAGTTTTAAGGAAGATTATAAGTGAACTGCATTTAAATAATTACATGGAAATGTGCATATTGAAtatgacagaatgaaaaatgaatggatggatattCGAAAGTGGAAAAGGTGGAACACAGAGGCCTTTTCTAAACACAGACAATTGAGCCATTTCTCTTATCTTTCTTGCATAGGCAACAGCTGTAATTTCtttagagtgctcaccttgcataTTAACTTAATCTAAAAGACAGATACATGCCTTTTGTGTCTGAGAGCATGACCGTGTTTTAAAATTGCTACAGGAATAGCCAGAGTGAAATTTTAGAGAGTGTGCATTCTGGAACTGGAGCATCTGGGTCCACATCCCAGTGCTGCAGTATAGCAGCTGTGTGCATCTGGGCAAGCCATTCAGTCTTCTTGCACTCTGGTTTCCTCTTATGTAAACTGAGGATAATAACAGTCCTTACTTGGAGTGGGTAGCAGAAGACTACAATGAGTCAGTTGTTGCTAAGTGCTTAGGATTATGCCTTGCCTTTCTTAAGTGGCTAGGTATAAGAGGTAGGAAGGTGGCCATTGTAATAAGGGCACCTGATACTCATTGGTCACTGTAAAGATGCCAGCACTTTGCACCTGCTTTGTATGTATCATATCATTTAATCCTAAAATGCATCTTTAAAGTaggttttttccccctatttttaacctgctgctatagtttggatatggatGGTCCTGCAAAtcccatgtgttaaaagcttgtTGTTCATCTTAgtactattggaaggtggtgggaaGCTTTAATAAGTGGGGCTTAATGTGAAGTTTAGGTCATTGGGGGGGGGATacatgcccttgaaagggattgtGGGATGCCAGCCTCTTTTTCATCCTAGCCATAAGGTGAATGGTTTTGTAATGCACTGCTGTCAGAAGCAACAGGGTCAACCAATCAtagactgaaaactctgaaaccgtgaactAAAATATACCTTTTATCTGATTTTTGCAGTTATTTGTTGcagtaatggaaaactaacagttgtattttacagatgaggaaactaggcTGAGTGATTGTATACTTGCCCCAGCTTAGTATATGATCAAGCCAGAATACAATTCACTGTCCACAATAATAGGACTTCAAGGAATTTGCAAAGACAATTTTCCATTTCAACAGCTGATAtttgaagttttttcttttttgataaagtAATCCAGATTATCAGAAAAATGACTTCTGGTGAGATACATGTTTAGAATCATGGTAAAATGGTAAGAGAAGGAATCATTTGTGCTTGAGTATGCTTCTTCTACTGTTATGTATCCTGGTTTATTCAGCTTTTGATGTGACAAAATTATATGTGTAAAAATTTAGTTAGAGCTTTTTTCGTCTGGGCAGCCGATATGCCTTCCAGACTGAGGAAGACCCGGAAACTTCGGGGCCACGTGAGCCATGGACATGGCCGCATTGGCAAGCACCAGAAGCACCCAGGAGGCCGGGGTAATGCTGGTGGCATGCATCACCACAGGATTTACTTCGACAAATATAAACCAGGTTATTTTGGGAAAGTTGGTATGAGGCATTACCACTTAAAGAGGAACCAGAGCTTCTGCCCAACTGTCAACCTTGATAAATTGTGGACATTGGTCAGCAAACAGACACGAGTAAATGCTGCCAAAAACAAGATGGGAGCTGCTCCCATAATTGATGTAGTGCGATCGGTTTACTACAAAGTTTTGGGGAAGGGAAAGCTCCCAAAGCAGCCTGTCATCGTGAAGGCCAAATTCTTCAGCAGAAGAGCTAAGGAGAAGATTAAGGGTGTTGGGGGTGCCTGTGTTCTGGTGACTTAAAGCCACATGGAGCTCTGGAGGTTCATTAAACGCTAacaaattcttttcctttgtggtcCGAGTAGGTATTTTGGCATCTCTACTTTAAACCTATATGTTGCATGTTAGAAACCCACTTTATAGGTCTTGGGCACATGAGGAGCATGGTGGACTTTCTGCTGGGTCCCTTCATAGCATATAGTAGAAATAGCACCAACACTTAAGAGGCATTAGCTAATTAaaccttttagttttttattttttcagttgtggacagacacaatacctttatttatttttatgtagtgatgaggatcaaacccagggcttcacacatgctgtgtgagcactctgcccctgagccacaaccccagcccacttttttagtttttaaagtggAATGAAATACATGTTAAAAGGCCTACTAGCATTGTGCACTGAATTTTACAGAAAGTGCAAGCATGTACCCTTAACTGTTTTGTGGGGTTAGAAAGAGAAGTTTAGTTTTGATGGTGCATGATCTTCACAAGATTTTGATCAATCACACTGAAGAGTAACAGTGTTAGAATTGAGGGAGTACAATTACTTAATTGCTAAgtgtaagatttttttccatctggCTCCCTCACGTTGGACCAAACCATTCTAGTTACAACCAGGATATTCTGAATCAAAATCTTAATATATGGTGCCCAGCAatttgaatatatcaaaatgcattggATTCTGCAAAGCAAATGTCAGATTCATGTCCCTATACATAAAGGGTTTTgatgttcaaagaaataatgaaattgttcatatttttagtCTGAAATATGGAGAAGACTGAAAAATCCTGAGGACCAAGAAACTAGATTTGTGTTTTTTAGTTTGTATGTTTTACGAtagtaaaacaaaatacttgtTTATAAATAGGTGTCAGGATAAATTATAATTTGTTACAGCTTTAATGGCTCTTCCTGAAGTTTATAAGAGGTCAGGAAAATTTTTCAGTTGGATACTTTTAAAACTGGCTTGTCCCTGGTCCCATGgggcatgcctgtgattccattggcttgggaggctgaggaaggaggatcttaagttcaaagccagcctcaacaagagCAAGAGCAAGGAGCTAATAAGCAATTTggaaagaccctgtctaaataaaatacaaaatagggctggggatgtggcttagtggcctagtgcctctgagttcaatctccagtaccaaattttttttttaattgattgtccaaggctggggttgtgtgtagctcagtggcagagtgcttcccTGGCATATTTGAGGCACTGAATTGGATCTTCAGCAtcgcattaaaaaaataaaggcatgctgcccatctacaactacaaaaaaaatttttttttaaactgaatcgTCTGGGTTTGCATCTAAATGTCTGATGGAAAAAGGTGAAAATACAGGCTCTTTCTAATATGGAACCTGAGACCAAAGAACTGCGCAGGCAGTCAGAATTAAGAAGCTGATTTCTACCCAACAGCTGCATGACTTTCAAGGCTCAAtctaatttcctcatctttaaatttcagttaaaattgCCTACTTGAGCACTTTGTACAAATAAAACGgaaagcctaaaaaaaaaaaaaatttaggtagAGCGTACCTTTTTGCTTTGCAATCTACACATACACAGTTTTCTGAGTTCAATTAAAGGGAATAAAAAAGTTTATTGTGAAATAACTACAAGTGAAGTGACTTACAATAGGTGCTACTGCACAAGGAAAGTGTATCCATGACCAACCTTGCATTTAAGATAATAAGCAGTGAAAGGTAACTATAATTTAAAACTAAGTCTGGATAAATGTATTACATGTCTAATATTCGTTTCATACATTAACATACATGAAAGTCATTCATAATGGTATGTGTCTAATTGGAACTGACAATTCCACTTGATAAGTACTATTCATGGGTTTGTTCTGCCCCAGTACCTTGTAGGTTTGCCCACAGCACTGAGGAGTTATACTTTATTATTATGCTTATACATAGTACAATATGTGAGGGCCGACCATTGGCGACCTCTGTGCTGCATTTGCTGTGGAGTTCATGGTAAGTCACAGATCCTGCTATGGCTCTCATCAAAGTAGAGCTAGTGCAACCAGCAGCAAGTAACCAAATACAACAGCACAGCATCACGCAAAAGCATCTGCTGCGCAGTTAGCCTGACTTCACAGCTCTCCCTAGGAATGTGTGAGTATTTACTTAATATTCACTTGCCTAAGGAATCTGCTTGACTCATTTTGCCAGAATTAAGGACTCTATTCCAAAAGCAAATTTAattcttagggggaaaaaaaaacctacatatACTTCAGAGATGTAGTTTCTCCAAATTTTACTGCTAGACAGAGACCTTACAAGGGTACTCCTTCCATAGTGAGTCCAAATTGATTTGCTTTCTGATATTACCTTCTTCGATAGAATTTTTGTGCTTTTCAAGTTTCTCAGAGCAttccatttcttttcaaaatcttgaattttttttttttttttttttttttttttttttttttttattgtgaacaaatgggatacatgttctttcactgtttgtacatagagtaaaggcataccatttgtgtaatcatacgtttacatagggtgatgttggttgattcattctgttattttttccccttccccccacccctcccatccctcttttccctctatacagtccttccttcccccattcttgcccccctccctaaccctcactctaaccctaaaactaacccctcccacaccccattatgtatcatcatccacttatcagcgagatcattcttcctttggttttttgagattggcttatctcacttagcatgatattctccagtttcatccatttgcctgcaaatgccat
Proteins encoded in this region:
- the LOC124965205 gene encoding 60S ribosomal protein L27a-like; this encodes MPSRLRKTRKLRGHVSHGHGRIGKHQKHPGGRGNAGGMHHHRIYFDKYKPGYFGKVGMRHYHLKRNQSFCPTVNLDKLWTLVSKQTRVNAAKNKMGAAPIIDVVRSVYYKVLGKGKLPKQPVIVKAKFFSRRAKEKIKGVGGACVLVT